A single genomic interval of Demequina sp. NBRC 110054 harbors:
- a CDS encoding roadblock/LC7 domain-containing protein, with amino-acid sequence MSPEATNFGWLLDNFVQTVPGTRHTLVVSADGLLMAMSKNLDRTGGDTLAAVVSGMASLTRGAARQLQAGEVRQSIIEMDELFLFLMSVSNGSVLAVAADSTCDVGLVGYEMTLLVTRTENALTPQLITEMRQNLPIDGQLRA; translated from the coding sequence CTGAGTCCCGAGGCCACCAACTTCGGATGGCTGCTGGACAACTTCGTCCAGACGGTGCCCGGAACGCGCCACACCCTCGTCGTGAGCGCCGATGGCCTGCTCATGGCGATGTCGAAGAACCTGGACCGCACGGGTGGTGACACGCTCGCCGCCGTCGTGTCCGGCATGGCATCGCTGACGCGAGGCGCCGCACGCCAGCTCCAGGCGGGCGAGGTGCGCCAGTCGATCATCGAGATGGACGAGCTTTTCCTGTTCCTCATGTCGGTCTCGAACGGCTCGGTCCTCGCGGTCGCCGCCGACTCGACGTGCGACGTGGGCCTCGTCGGCTACGAGATGACGCTGCTCGTCACCCGTACCGAGAACGCCCTCACCCCGCAGCTCATCACCGAGATGCGGCAGAACCTTCCGATCGACGGGCAGCTCCGCGCCTAG
- a CDS encoding DUF742 domain-containing protein, with translation MSDAHEPLDEETYAVRPYAVTGGRVKAAGKDLPMEALVESLSTPQALRGLTPEKKTILQLATGQYQSVAELSAHTRLPLGVVRVLVTDLAQENHLKIHTGGTADDASTHDEQGGLSLSLLESVLDGIAAL, from the coding sequence ATGAGCGACGCACACGAGCCTCTCGACGAGGAGACCTACGCCGTCCGCCCCTACGCGGTCACCGGCGGGCGCGTGAAGGCCGCCGGCAAGGACCTGCCGATGGAGGCGCTCGTCGAGTCGCTCTCCACGCCCCAGGCTCTCAGGGGGCTCACCCCGGAGAAGAAGACGATCCTGCAGCTCGCTACAGGTCAGTACCAGTCCGTGGCGGAGCTCTCTGCCCACACCCGTCTCCCCCTGGGTGTGGTCCGTGTGCTCGTGACGGACCTTGCGCAAGAAAACCACCTGAAGATCCACACCGGTGGAACGGCCGACGACGCCTCGACGCACGACGAGCAAGGCGGCCTTTCCCTGAGTCTCTTGGAGAGTGTCCTCGATGGCATCGCAGCCCTCTGA
- a CDS encoding ATP/GTP-binding protein encodes MASQPSDVAGTMAAPHVAPTVVKIVIAGGFAVGKTTFIGSISDIDPLNTEAAMTEKSIGVDDAGGVSDRKTTTTVAMDFGRIALPGALWLYLFGTPGQDRFLFMWDDLVRGAIGAVVLVDTERLDQCFPAVDYFEGKGIPFVVCVNCFDGVARHQLEDVREALGIGQDTPIMYTDAREKAATKQALIAVVQLAMKRLKGA; translated from the coding sequence ATGGCATCGCAGCCCTCTGACGTGGCCGGCACGATGGCGGCCCCACACGTGGCTCCCACCGTCGTCAAGATCGTGATCGCCGGCGGCTTCGCCGTCGGCAAGACCACGTTCATCGGCTCGATCTCGGACATCGACCCCCTCAACACCGAGGCGGCGATGACGGAGAAGTCGATCGGTGTCGACGACGCCGGCGGCGTCAGCGACCGCAAGACCACCACGACCGTCGCCATGGACTTCGGCCGCATCGCGCTGCCGGGGGCCCTGTGGCTCTACCTGTTCGGCACCCCGGGTCAGGACCGCTTCCTGTTCATGTGGGACGACCTGGTCCGCGGCGCGATCGGCGCCGTCGTCCTCGTCGACACCGAGCGCCTGGACCAGTGCTTCCCCGCCGTCGACTACTTCGAGGGCAAGGGCATCCCCTTCGTCGTGTGCGTCAACTGCTTCGACGGAGTCGCCCGGCACCAGCTCGAGGACGTCCGCGAGGCACTCGGCATCGGCCAGGACACCCCGATCATGTACACGGACGCGCGCGAGAAGGCCGCCACCAAGCAGGCCCTGATCGCCGTCGTCCAGCTCGCGATGAAGCGCCTCAAGGGCGCCTGA
- a CDS encoding PIN domain-containing protein, translating to MIYVDGTALCRFLPGVRYFEEWNRWVVPRIQQVATTQLGLTELRQAAELYPREEKAKAFEVVEVIRSRMPLIRFSDQNVTVSTHAAAVLKPFAALHLGAAAAHPAIDTIATYDAELARVAALYGLTVVSPGLPEGWQNGPGAAAATAAPPTKES from the coding sequence GTGATCTACGTCGACGGCACCGCGCTGTGCCGCTTCCTGCCTGGGGTGCGGTACTTCGAGGAGTGGAACCGGTGGGTGGTGCCCCGGATCCAGCAGGTCGCGACCACGCAGCTCGGCCTGACGGAGCTTCGGCAGGCCGCCGAGCTGTACCCGCGCGAGGAGAAGGCGAAGGCGTTCGAGGTGGTCGAGGTGATCCGCTCGCGGATGCCTCTCATCCGGTTCTCCGACCAGAACGTGACGGTCTCGACGCACGCTGCGGCGGTGCTCAAGCCCTTCGCCGCGCTCCATCTGGGCGCTGCTGCCGCGCATCCCGCGATCGACACGATCGCGACGTACGACGCCGAGCTGGCGCGGGTGGCGGCGCTCTACGGCCTCACGGTGGTGAGCCCTGGCCTTCCCGAAGGCTGGCAGAATGGCCCCGGTGCCGCGGCCGCCACGGCCGCGCCGCCGACGAAGGAGAGTTGA
- a CDS encoding TetR family transcriptional regulator C-terminal domain-containing protein: protein MEGSRTLETIVRMEAPPDLEPAPLLDAVLEEASTHAIGRDSIAAVAARARMPEQEIHALYPDIRVLLVEALRRRDELGAAHLAHGPRDGRTLLLSFLETARANTSTPGAVELFATLSAAATSADHPGHEYFRTRYSALRRLLVDALRELEEEGELATNADPEGIATQAIALLDGLQVQWLLDRGALDMPSLVRSFLNAWLVHPLR, encoded by the coding sequence GTGGAGGGCTCTCGCACCCTGGAGACCATCGTGCGCATGGAGGCGCCTCCCGATCTCGAGCCAGCGCCTCTCCTCGACGCCGTGCTGGAGGAGGCCTCCACCCACGCCATCGGGCGCGACTCGATCGCCGCCGTCGCCGCACGCGCGCGCATGCCCGAGCAGGAGATCCACGCGCTGTACCCGGACATCCGGGTGCTGCTGGTCGAGGCGCTTCGTCGGCGGGACGAGCTGGGCGCAGCGCATCTCGCGCACGGACCGCGCGACGGGCGCACGCTGCTGCTGTCGTTCCTCGAGACCGCGAGGGCGAACACCTCGACCCCAGGGGCGGTGGAGCTGTTCGCCACGCTGTCCGCCGCCGCGACCTCCGCCGATCATCCCGGCCACGAGTACTTCCGCACCCGTTACTCCGCGCTGCGTCGGCTGCTCGTGGATGCGCTCAGGGAGCTCGAGGAGGAGGGTGAGCTCGCGACGAACGCGGACCCCGAGGGGATCGCCACGCAGGCCATCGCGCTGCTCGACGGCCTGCAGGTGCAGTGGCTGCTCGACCGCGGCGCGCTCGACATGCCCTCGCTCGTGAGGAGCTTCCTCAACGCTTGGCTGGTTCACCCGCTGCGCTGA